In one window of Lacticaseibacillus casei DSM 20011 = JCM 1134 = ATCC 393 DNA:
- a CDS encoding helix-turn-helix domain-containing protein, with product MVEKINPTDGAVFRQLRRNHHLTLAQVADAHNSIAFISKFEQGRSNISFARLSHLLFRINISVEEFVFIRDLQAGAVPPSAHTRFVYNTLVHRDFEEVIAYQDRFNVENPTLADYQYLLKQEKAWQKRYEHDHNRQTQFELISIQIFRLTMIDRVKPPDQPSPFKNVTDAMAQLQERAKPLVSYLYSVETWNYFELYWFRHLMVALPAETIQNLLPIAMKRSEKYRAFNQIGNLRIQTLFSAFTVFINTRHLTDAKKVLTTAEKILHDTNDLSNSALLLFLRGWYQAVIGQTTAGYELCQQAISLEHILDQPTQERWLRYLLKVVRINIKDPQGGAYFL from the coding sequence ATGGTAGAAAAAATCAATCCCACTGACGGCGCCGTCTTCCGCCAACTTCGGCGCAACCACCATCTGACCTTGGCACAGGTAGCCGATGCGCATAATTCCATTGCTTTCATTAGTAAGTTCGAACAAGGTCGCTCCAATATCAGCTTTGCCCGCCTGAGTCATTTGCTCTTTCGCATCAACATTTCGGTGGAAGAATTCGTCTTCATTCGCGATCTCCAGGCAGGCGCTGTCCCACCCTCGGCTCACACGCGGTTTGTTTACAACACTTTAGTTCACCGCGACTTTGAAGAGGTTATCGCCTATCAGGATCGCTTTAACGTTGAAAATCCCACGCTAGCCGACTATCAATATTTGTTGAAACAGGAAAAGGCTTGGCAAAAACGGTACGAGCACGATCACAACCGCCAAACCCAATTTGAACTCATCAGCATTCAGATCTTTCGCCTAACCATGATTGATCGCGTCAAGCCGCCTGACCAGCCATCACCATTCAAAAATGTGACCGACGCCATGGCCCAATTGCAGGAACGCGCCAAGCCACTGGTCAGCTATCTCTACTCGGTTGAAACTTGGAATTACTTTGAGCTTTATTGGTTCCGCCATCTCATGGTCGCCTTACCTGCTGAAACCATTCAAAACTTGTTGCCAATAGCGATGAAGCGTTCGGAAAAATATCGCGCCTTCAATCAAATCGGCAATCTCCGGATTCAGACGCTCTTCTCCGCCTTCACCGTGTTCATCAACACACGCCACTTAACCGACGCCAAAAAAGTCCTCACCACCGCCGAAAAAATTTTGCATGACACAAACGACCTCTCAAACTCGGCCCTCCTCTTATTTTTACGCGGCTGGTACCAAGCCGTCATTGGTCAAACCACAGCCGGATACGAGTTATGCCAACAAGCCATCAGTTTGGAGCATATCCTGGACCAGCCGACGCAAGAACGGTGGTTGCGTTACTTATTGAAGGTTGTCCGAATCAATATCAAGGATCCACAAGGTGGCGCGTACTTTCTTTGA
- a CDS encoding helix-turn-helix domain-containing protein, protein MTIGEQFKRLRKERWLTLREAAGDIVSVSSLSKFENGTSQLAADRFFLLLDRLNLDWDAFTPSRSDAPLPFLHRYLVAAQQADVQALAGILRQLPLANTNQRLLLHLTLHNHAPERFSVLARERKQAWSLLMHTTAWSLLLRLIALQLTGIIAMKDLEGLIKAIANQVQTPNTPQDHLNLANRAFLTASLRYIAAGQLDNAQETLALIRQATVGDMGVEFQIACTKRLVMIYSPDKSKAARGWQELAQLKALLNEVAAPDWTASWLPALEALAEAKRCGKEA, encoded by the coding sequence ATGACGATCGGTGAACAATTCAAACGACTGCGTAAAGAACGGTGGCTGACGTTAAGAGAAGCCGCTGGCGACATTGTTTCGGTATCAAGCCTTTCAAAATTTGAAAATGGCACCTCACAGTTGGCCGCCGATCGCTTTTTCCTATTGCTGGATCGATTGAATCTGGACTGGGATGCGTTCACGCCTTCACGCTCGGATGCACCATTACCGTTTTTGCATCGTTATCTGGTGGCGGCACAGCAGGCAGATGTTCAGGCGTTGGCAGGTATCTTACGCCAGTTGCCGCTGGCGAATACCAATCAACGGTTGCTGTTGCATTTGACGCTGCATAACCATGCACCGGAACGCTTTTCCGTGTTGGCCCGTGAACGTAAACAGGCGTGGTCGTTGTTGATGCATACAACGGCGTGGTCGCTGTTGTTGCGGCTGATCGCGCTTCAATTAACCGGCATCATCGCGATGAAGGATTTGGAAGGACTGATCAAGGCCATTGCGAACCAAGTGCAAACACCCAACACACCACAGGATCATTTGAATCTGGCCAATCGCGCGTTTTTAACCGCTTCTCTTCGGTATATTGCGGCAGGGCAACTGGACAACGCGCAGGAAACGCTTGCGTTAATTCGGCAGGCCACAGTGGGTGACATGGGGGTTGAGTTTCAGATTGCCTGCACAAAACGTCTGGTGATGATTTATTCACCGGATAAAAGCAAGGCAGCGCGCGGTTGGCAAGAGCTTGCCCAACTGAAGGCGTTGTTGAATGAGGTTGCGGCACCGGACTGGACGGCAAGTTGGCTGCCGGCTTTGGAGGCGTTGGCTGAGGCAAAGCGTTGCGGTAAAGAAGCCTGA
- a CDS encoding helix-turn-helix domain-containing protein, with amino-acid sequence MPEEPVKVGAYLRALRLEENDSLEEIAAGITTAATLSRFERGETQLSAAVVLKLLTRFDQDVELMQQGYRALNPENFFQQVNRATVSGKSALQVLAQKQYRLWRQTGLIFYRLNQINILAHNGFTDPSFQTTAQMKADVIKYLKRIRYWGLYELDLFAATLVIYDHEQLMSLVMELVLDWPDVKGHPTRNQYLWAILTNSIALLIHRREFTDAVRLLNVAKNLPIPADDLYARIMLRYQEHLLTYHRGQHRAAKTAVKNLLATLALLDSPFFAQLLTKSWRRFLKEEAQAK; translated from the coding sequence ATGCCGGAGGAGCCTGTCAAAGTCGGGGCCTATTTACGGGCGTTGCGTCTTGAAGAAAATGACTCATTGGAAGAAATTGCGGCGGGGATTACGACGGCCGCTACTTTGTCACGCTTTGAACGGGGGGAGACTCAGCTCAGTGCAGCCGTTGTTTTAAAACTGTTAACGCGCTTTGATCAAGATGTTGAATTGATGCAACAAGGCTATCGGGCATTGAATCCGGAGAATTTTTTCCAACAGGTTAATCGGGCCACGGTTTCCGGTAAGTCAGCGTTGCAGGTGTTAGCGCAAAAGCAGTATCGCTTGTGGCGACAAACCGGGCTGATTTTTTATCGACTGAATCAAATTAATATTCTGGCCCACAATGGGTTTACGGACCCGAGTTTTCAGACAACAGCGCAGATGAAAGCCGACGTTATCAAGTATTTGAAACGGATTCGGTACTGGGGATTGTACGAACTTGATCTTTTCGCCGCCACCTTGGTGATATACGACCATGAGCAACTGATGAGTTTGGTCATGGAGCTGGTTTTGGACTGGCCGGATGTGAAGGGCCATCCAACCCGGAACCAGTATCTGTGGGCGATTTTGACGAATAGCATCGCCTTGCTGATTCATCGTCGGGAGTTTACGGATGCTGTGCGGCTGCTTAACGTCGCCAAGAACTTACCCATTCCGGCCGATGATCTCTATGCGCGGATCATGTTGCGCTATCAAGAGCACCTGCTGACCTATCATCGCGGCCAGCATCGGGCGGCTAAAACTGCGGTTAAAAACTTACTGGCAACGCTGGCGTTATTGGACTCGCCGTTTTTTGCCCAGTTGTTGACTAAAAGTTGGCGACGATTCCTGAAGGAGGAGGCGCAGGCAAAATGA
- a CDS encoding ABC transporter permease subunit (The N-terminal region of this protein, as described by TIGR01726, is a three transmembrane segment that identifies a subfamily of ABC transporter permease subunits, which specificities that include histidine, arginine, glutamine, glutamate, L-cystine (sic), the opines (in Agrobacterium) octopine and nopaline, etc.) gives MKKHWVARLGVLGLVLILLLGGFAAKPVNAASDDNTFKVGMEAGYAPFNWTQNTDANNAVKIQGSHEYANGYDVQIARKVAKALHKKVVVVKTSWDGLPPALTSGKIDAIIAGMSPTPDRRKTIDFTNPYYISNLTMVVRKDSKYAKAKSIADFKGAKVTAQLSTYHYQAINQIKGVVKEPAMNDFPAMRVALESGTIDGYVSEVPEGITAERANPNLMYIHFAKGQGFKTDASDTNLAIGLRKNDPNKAKINELLATISKKERARLMNEAVDNQPSTEKSGNWFMAIMKQYGPMLLRGTGMTLLLALVGTLVGFIIGLLVGIIRTTPKPKKLGQRGLRAVINWLLSLYIEVFRGTPMIVQAAVLYYGAAQAWHLNMDRTTAALLIVSINTGAYISEIIRGGIISVDEGQFEAASALGMTHLQTMMKVILPQAVRNSLPAVTNEFIVNIKDTSVLSVISVSELFFSGETIAGQSFQFFHTYLIVSGIYLIMTFTISRLFRLIEKHLDGPKDYNVMNNQMQVETPKIGTAKEGD, from the coding sequence ATGAAAAAACACTGGGTTGCACGTTTGGGTGTGCTGGGGCTCGTATTGATTCTGCTGCTTGGCGGTTTTGCTGCTAAGCCAGTCAATGCTGCGAGCGACGACAACACATTCAAAGTCGGTATGGAAGCCGGCTATGCACCGTTCAATTGGACACAGAACACAGATGCCAATAACGCGGTCAAGATTCAAGGCAGTCATGAATACGCCAATGGTTACGATGTTCAGATTGCGCGGAAAGTCGCTAAGGCACTGCACAAGAAAGTCGTTGTGGTCAAAACCTCTTGGGATGGCCTGCCGCCTGCTTTAACTTCCGGAAAAATCGATGCCATTATCGCCGGGATGTCACCAACACCGGATCGGCGCAAAACGATTGATTTTACCAATCCGTACTACATTTCCAATCTGACCATGGTCGTCCGTAAAGACAGCAAATATGCAAAAGCCAAGAGTATTGCTGATTTTAAAGGTGCTAAAGTGACAGCGCAGCTCAGTACGTATCACTATCAGGCCATTAACCAAATCAAAGGAGTCGTCAAGGAACCGGCCATGAACGACTTCCCAGCGATGCGGGTGGCCTTGGAGTCTGGCACCATTGACGGCTACGTTTCCGAAGTTCCTGAAGGGATCACGGCAGAACGCGCCAACCCGAACCTGATGTATATCCATTTTGCCAAGGGTCAGGGATTTAAAACCGATGCCAGCGACACCAACCTAGCAATCGGGTTGCGGAAAAACGATCCCAATAAAGCTAAAATCAATGAACTGCTCGCTACGATTTCCAAAAAAGAGCGGGCACGCCTGATGAATGAGGCGGTCGATAATCAGCCTTCGACCGAAAAGAGCGGCAACTGGTTCATGGCCATTATGAAACAGTATGGGCCGATGCTCTTGCGTGGTACCGGTATGACGTTGTTACTGGCCTTGGTCGGCACCCTTGTTGGCTTCATCATCGGCCTGTTAGTCGGGATTATTCGCACCACGCCAAAACCCAAGAAGTTGGGACAGCGCGGTTTGCGGGCAGTTATCAATTGGCTGCTTTCCTTGTATATCGAAGTCTTCCGTGGCACGCCAATGATTGTTCAGGCAGCGGTCTTGTATTATGGCGCCGCCCAAGCCTGGCACCTGAACATGGATCGCACTACCGCAGCGCTTTTGATTGTTTCAATTAACACTGGCGCCTACATTTCCGAAATTATCCGTGGCGGGATTATTTCCGTTGATGAAGGACAGTTCGAAGCAGCCAGTGCGCTGGGCATGACGCATCTACAAACCATGATGAAAGTTATCCTGCCGCAAGCGGTTCGTAATTCCCTGCCAGCGGTCACGAATGAGTTCATTGTGAACATTAAGGATACGTCCGTGCTGTCGGTTATCTCGGTTTCCGAACTGTTCTTCAGCGGCGAAACCATTGCCGGACAAAGCTTCCAGTTCTTCCACACCTATCTGATCGTCAGCGGCATCTATCTCATCATGACCTTCACCATCAGCCGCCTCTTCCGGCTCATCGAAAAACATCTCGACGGACCCAAAGACTACAACGTGATGAACAATCAAATGCAGGTTGAAACACCGAAAATTGGCACCGCAAAAGAGGGGGACTAG
- a CDS encoding amino acid ABC transporter ATP-binding protein, with protein MASEPLIQVKNLKKSFGNHEVLTDINFNVQAGEVVSIIGRSGSGKSTLLRNINLLETPTGGDILFHGKSILGEDVKLSTYRAKVGMVFQSFNLFNNMTVLQNVMVPQQTVLKRDAAAAKTHALELLKQVGMDPFIAAKPDQLSGGQEQRVAIARAEAMDPEVLLFDEPTSALDPEMVDDVLNTMTALAHTGLTMIIVTHEMAFARDVSDRVVFMNNGIIAESGTPDQIFGNPQQTATKEFLKRYLNRV; from the coding sequence ATGGCAAGCGAACCATTAATCCAAGTTAAGAATCTCAAAAAGAGTTTTGGGAACCACGAAGTCCTGACTGACATCAATTTCAACGTCCAAGCCGGTGAAGTTGTTTCAATCATCGGTCGCAGCGGCTCCGGCAAGTCGACCCTGTTGCGCAACATCAACCTGTTGGAAACCCCAACTGGCGGCGATATTCTTTTTCATGGCAAAAGCATTCTAGGGGAAGACGTAAAGTTGAGCACCTATCGCGCCAAAGTCGGCATGGTGTTCCAGAGCTTCAATTTGTTCAACAACATGACCGTCTTGCAAAACGTAATGGTGCCGCAGCAAACCGTCTTAAAACGTGACGCTGCTGCCGCCAAAACCCACGCGTTGGAACTATTGAAACAAGTCGGCATGGATCCCTTCATTGCCGCCAAACCGGATCAGCTCTCCGGCGGGCAGGAACAGCGGGTCGCCATTGCCCGCGCCGAAGCAATGGATCCGGAAGTGCTCCTGTTTGATGAGCCAACCAGTGCGCTGGATCCGGAAATGGTCGATGATGTCCTGAACACGATGACGGCCCTAGCCCACACTGGCCTGACCATGATCATCGTCACCCACGAAATGGCCTTCGCTCGCGATGTTTCCGATCGCGTCGTCTTCATGAACAACGGCATCATTGCCGAGTCCGGCACGCCGGATCAAATCTTCGGCAATCCGCAACAAACAGCGACAAAGGAATTCCTGAAGCGTTACTTGAACCGGGTTTAA